The Zingiber officinale cultivar Zhangliang unplaced genomic scaffold, Zo_v1.1 ctg84, whole genome shotgun sequence genome window below encodes:
- the LOC122037816 gene encoding E3 ubiquitin-protein ligase RGLG1-like isoform X1 produces MQVTEDLSNAGLESSNLIVGIDFTKSNEWAGKVSFNRRSLHDMDCSPNPYEQAISVIGRTLSAFDEDNLIPCFGFGDATTHDQEVFSFFPNNRPCNGFKEALERYREIVPHLRLAGPTSFAPIIETAISIVDQTGGQYHVLLIIADGQVTSGVGKNSGKLSSQERDTINAIVKASDYPLSIVLVGVGDGPWDMMQQFDDNIPSRSFDNFQFVNSTEIMSKNIANNKKEAEFALSALMEIPSQYKATLDLQLLGKRRGIPRRKCLPPPIKGRGPTSKRPQSSISDPSPGVDKSNAVVSSASAVNDKKICGVCSNQTKNLAFGCGHQVCYDCGNDMKLCPICLSPINTRIRLY; encoded by the exons ATGCAGGTTACTGAAGATCTTTCAAATGCTGGTCTTGAATCTTCTAATCTGATAGTCGGAATTGATTTTACAAAGAGCAATGAGTGGGCAG GTAAGGTTTCTTTCAATCGCCGAAGTTTGCATGACATGGATTGTTCTCCAAACCCTTATGAACAAGCAATATCTGTCATTGGGAGGACACTTTCTGCATTTGATGAGGATAACCTTATTCCTTGCTTTGGATTTGGAGACG CAACTACTCATGATCAGGAGGTGTTCAGTTTTTTTCCAAACAACCGCCCGTGTAATGGTTTCAAGGAAGCACTTGAAAGATATAGAGAAATAGTTCCACATCTTAGGCTAGCTG GTCCAACATCTTTTGCTCCAATAATTGAAACAGCAATAAGCATTGTAGATCAAACTGGTGGCCAGTATCATGTTCTCCTCATTATAGCAGATGGCCAG GTAACAAGTGGGGTTGGCAAGAATAGTGGCAAGTTAAGCTCACAAGAGAGAGATACTATAAATGCTATTGTTAAAGCTAG TGATTATCCACTCTCTATTGTTCTTGTTGGAGTTGGTGATGGTCCCTGGGACATGATGCAACAGTTTGATGATAACATACCTTCTCGATCATTTGATAATTTCCAG TTTGTAAATTCTACTGAAATCATGTCAAAAAACATAGCCAACAATAAAAAGGAGGCAGAGTTTGCTCTATCCGCTTTGATGGAAATTCCTTCACAATATAAGGCCACATTGGATCTCCAACTTTTGGG CAAACGCAGAGGAATTCCGAGAAGGAAATGCCTTCCACCTCCAATTAAGGGTCGCGGTCCAACCTCAAAGCGCCCACAGTCGAGCATTTCTGATCCTTCCCCTGGAGTTGATAAAAGTAATGCTgtggtttcttcagcttctgcTGTCAACGATAAAAAG ATCTGTGGCGTATGCTCCAACCAGACCAAGAACCTAGCTTTCGGGTGCGGGCATCAG GTTTGTTACGACTGCGGAAACGACATGAAGCTTTGCCCAATTTGCTTGAGTCCTATAAATACAAGGATTAGACTTTATTAA
- the LOC122037816 gene encoding E3 ubiquitin-protein ligase RGLG1-like isoform X2 has protein sequence MDCSPNPYEQAISVIGRTLSAFDEDNLIPCFGFGDATTHDQEVFSFFPNNRPCNGFKEALERYREIVPHLRLAGPTSFAPIIETAISIVDQTGGQYHVLLIIADGQVTSGVGKNSGKLSSQERDTINAIVKASDYPLSIVLVGVGDGPWDMMQQFDDNIPSRSFDNFQFVNSTEIMSKNIANNKKEAEFALSALMEIPSQYKATLDLQLLGKRRGIPRRKCLPPPIKGRGPTSKRPQSSISDPSPGVDKSNAVVSSASAVNDKKICGVCSNQTKNLAFGCGHQVCYDCGNDMKLCPICLSPINTRIRLY, from the exons ATGGATTGTTCTCCAAACCCTTATGAACAAGCAATATCTGTCATTGGGAGGACACTTTCTGCATTTGATGAGGATAACCTTATTCCTTGCTTTGGATTTGGAGACG CAACTACTCATGATCAGGAGGTGTTCAGTTTTTTTCCAAACAACCGCCCGTGTAATGGTTTCAAGGAAGCACTTGAAAGATATAGAGAAATAGTTCCACATCTTAGGCTAGCTG GTCCAACATCTTTTGCTCCAATAATTGAAACAGCAATAAGCATTGTAGATCAAACTGGTGGCCAGTATCATGTTCTCCTCATTATAGCAGATGGCCAG GTAACAAGTGGGGTTGGCAAGAATAGTGGCAAGTTAAGCTCACAAGAGAGAGATACTATAAATGCTATTGTTAAAGCTAG TGATTATCCACTCTCTATTGTTCTTGTTGGAGTTGGTGATGGTCCCTGGGACATGATGCAACAGTTTGATGATAACATACCTTCTCGATCATTTGATAATTTCCAG TTTGTAAATTCTACTGAAATCATGTCAAAAAACATAGCCAACAATAAAAAGGAGGCAGAGTTTGCTCTATCCGCTTTGATGGAAATTCCTTCACAATATAAGGCCACATTGGATCTCCAACTTTTGGG CAAACGCAGAGGAATTCCGAGAAGGAAATGCCTTCCACCTCCAATTAAGGGTCGCGGTCCAACCTCAAAGCGCCCACAGTCGAGCATTTCTGATCCTTCCCCTGGAGTTGATAAAAGTAATGCTgtggtttcttcagcttctgcTGTCAACGATAAAAAG ATCTGTGGCGTATGCTCCAACCAGACCAAGAACCTAGCTTTCGGGTGCGGGCATCAG GTTTGTTACGACTGCGGAAACGACATGAAGCTTTGCCCAATTTGCTTGAGTCCTATAAATACAAGGATTAGACTTTATTAA